The following proteins come from a genomic window of Panthera leo isolate Ple1 chromosome E2, P.leo_Ple1_pat1.1, whole genome shotgun sequence:
- the ACP7 gene encoding acid phosphatase type 7: MRLLCLCSSCSCVLLFFSLGVRGAPEAPRAPPEQVHLSYPGEPGSMTVTWTTWVPTHSEVQFGLQLTGPLPLRAQGTFSPFVDGGILRRKFYIHRVTLRGLLPGVQYVYRCGSSRGWSRRFRFRALKNGPHWSPRLAVFGDLGADNPKALPRLRRDTQQGMYDAVLHVGDFAYNMDQDNARVGDKFMRLIEPVAASLPYMTCPGNHEERYNFSHYKARFSMPGNNQGLWYSWDLGPAHIISFSTEVYFFLNYGRHLVERQFHWLESDLQKANKNRAARPWIITMGHRPMYCSNADLDDCTWHESKVRKGLLGKLYGLEDLFYKHGVDLQLWAHEHSYERLWPIYDYQVFNGSREMPYTNPRGPVHIITGSAGCEERLTPFSLFPRPWSALRVKEYGYTRLHILNGSHIHIQQVSDDQDGKIVDDVWVVRPLLGRMMYL; the protein is encoded by the exons ATGCGCCTCCTTTGTCTCTGCTCGTCCTGCAGCTGTGTGCTCCTGTTTTTCTCCCTCGGAGTCCGAGGGGCCCCAGAGGCTCCCAGGGCCCCCCCTGAGCAAGTCCACCTGTCCTACCCGG GTGAGCCAGGCTCCATGACGGTAACCTGGACCACATGGGTCCCCACCCACTCTGAAGTGCAGTTTGGCCTACAGTTGACGGGGCCCCTGCCCCTCCGGGCCCAGGGCACCTTCAGCCCCTTCGTGGATGGGGGCATCCTCCGGCGGAAGTTCTATATACACCGAGTCACGCTGCGGGGGCTGCTGCCGGGGGTCCAGTACG tTTACCGCTGCGGCAGTTCTCGGGGCTGGAGCCGTCGGTTCCGCTTCAGGGCCCTGAAGAACGGTCCCCACTGGAGTCCCCGCCTGGCTGTGTTTGGGGACCTGGGGGCTGACAACCCGAAGGCCTTACCCCGGCTGCGCAGGGACACCCAGCAGGGCATGTATGATGCTGTTCTCCATGTGG GAGACTTTGCCTACAACATGGATCAGGACAACGCGCGCGTCGGCGACAAGTTCATGCGGCTCATCGAACCTGTGGCCGCCAGTCTGCCCTACATGACCTGCCCTGGGAATCATGAAGAGCGCTA CAACTTCTCTCACTACAAGGCTCGCTTCAGCATGCCGGGGAACAACCAAGGCCTGTGGTACAG CTGGGATCTGGGCCCTGCGCACATCATCTCCTTCTCCACCGAAGTGTATTTCTTCCTCAATTATGGCCGCCACCTCGTGGAGAGACAGTTCCACTGGCTGGAGAGCGACCTCCAG AAAGCCAATAAGAACCGGGCGGCCCGGCCGTGGATCATCACCATGGGCCACCGGCCCATGTACTGTTCCAACGCAGACTTGGACGACTGTACATGGCATGAAAGCAAG GTTCGCAAAGGCCTCCTTGGCAAGTTGTATGGGTTGGAGGACCTTTTCTACAAACACG GGGTCGACCTGCAGCTGTGGGCTCACGAGCACTCGTACGAACGGCTGTGGCCCATTTACGACTACCag GTGTTTAATGGCAGCCGAGAGATGCCGTATACCAACCCCCGAGGCCCCGTCCACATCATCACTGGATCTGCT GGCTGTGAGGAGCGGCtgacccccttctccctcttcccgcGGCCCTGGAGCGCCTTGCGCGTGAAAGAGTACGGGTACACGCGGCTGCACATCCTCAATGGAAGCCACATCCACATCCAGCAGGTGTCCGACGACCAG GACGGGAAGATTGTGGACGACGTCTGGGTGGTGAGACCCCTGCTTGGCCGGATGATGTACCTCTAG